The Actinomycetes bacterium genome has a window encoding:
- a CDS encoding transposase, producing the protein MDLASAGWPEGTRAICRRERPHPGARHKMGFTDQHGHRFQVFITNQPDPDPAVLEARHRPHAHVEDRIRTATATGLRKLPFWGFAANDAWLTLVMTAQTLVCWAQALLLDGDLAVAEPKTLRFRLWHVAGRIVHHARRLIVRLDRAWPWATDLVAAFARLRALPARC; encoded by the coding sequence CTGGACCTTGCCAGCGCGGGCTGGCCCGAGGGCACCCGGGCGATCTGCCGCCGCGAGCGGCCCCACCCCGGCGCCCGCCACAAGATGGGCTTCACCGACCAGCACGGGCACCGCTTCCAGGTCTTCATCACCAACCAGCCCGACCCCGACCCCGCCGTGCTGGAGGCCCGCCACCGCCCCCACGCCCACGTCGAGGACCGCATCCGCACCGCCACGGCCACCGGCCTGCGCAAGCTGCCCTTCTGGGGCTTTGCCGCCAACGACGCCTGGCTCACCCTGGTCATGACCGCCCAGACCCTGGTCTGCTGGGCGCAGGCGCTGCTGCTGGACGGCGACCTCGCGGTCGCCGAGCCCAAGACCCTCAGGTTCCGGCTGTGGCACGTCGCCGGCCGGATCGTCCACCACGCCCGCCGTCTGATCGTGCGGCTGGACCGCGCCTGGCCCTGGGCCACCGACCTGGTCGCCGCGTTCGCCAGGCTGCGTGCCCTGCCCGCCCGCTGCTAG